In the Quercus lobata isolate SW786 chromosome 5, ValleyOak3.0 Primary Assembly, whole genome shotgun sequence genome, one interval contains:
- the LOC115992973 gene encoding uncharacterized protein LOC115992973: MVVLLKFCELFCTTQLKTLQILNPFTSLSRFCHFESKPGFNSWDPSLPLRPKITKNNVAIFWDLDNKPPNSFPPYNTAVKLKAAMASFGVVRYMVAYANHHAFTHVPQVVREQRKERKILNQLENRGVIKTVEPYLCRVCGRNFYSNEKFVNHFKQIHEREQIKRLNQIESARGKMRVKLVAKYSMKMEKYKNAVRDVLTPKVGYGLADELKRAGFWVRTVSNKPQAADVALKNHMMDMMDRRRVECMVLVSDDSDFVDVLKEAKLRCLKTVVVGDMNDGALKRVADAGFSWSEILMGKAKKEAESVVGKWKDRDILKRLEWTYNPEVEKKVNDLQDEVVEETQNVDFEGNVSGLVDDNIKEDGKSWWELDSDGDVSSQSLKRLDWT; encoded by the coding sequence ATGGTTGTGTTACTTAAATTCTGTGAACTTTTCTGCACAACTCAACTCAAAACGTTACAAATCCTTAACCCTTTTACGTCGTTGAGTAGATTTTGTCACTTTGAATCAAAACCGGGCTTCAATTCTTGGGACCCATCCTTGCCCTTGAgaccaaaaattaccaaaaacaaTGTTGCAATTTTCTGGGATTTGGACAATAAACCTCCGAACTCGTTCCCACCATACAACACTGCTGTCAAGCTAAAGGCAGCAATGGCATCTTTTGGGGTTGTTAGATACATGGTGGCATATGCGAATCATCACGCGTTTACCCATGTTCCACAAGTTGTTAGGGagcaaagaaaagagaggaaaatattGAATCAGTTGGAGAATAGGGGTGTGATTAAGACAGTTGAGCCGTATCTTTGTCGGGTTTGTGGGAggaatttttattcaaatgagAAGTTTGTAAATCATTTTAAGCAAATTCATGAGCGTGAGCAGATAAAAAGATTGAATCAGATAGAGTCAGCTAGGGGGAAGATGAGGGTGAAGTTAGTAGCTAAGTATTCCATGAAGATGGAGAAGTATAAGAATGCTGTGAGGGATGTTTTGACTCCGAAGGTGGGGTATGGTTTGGCAGATGAGTTAAAGCGGGCGGGGTTTTGGGTACGTACTGTGTCAAATAAGCCACAAGCTGCAGATGTTGCTTTGAAGAATCATATGATGGATATGATGGATAGGAGGAGAGTTGAGTGTATGGTGCTTGTGTCAGATGATTCGGATTTTGTGGATGTTTTGAAGGAGGCGAAGTTGCGATGTTTGAAGACGGTTGTTGTGGGGGATATGAATGATGGGGCTTTGAAGAGGGTTGCGGATGCGGGGTTTTCTTGGAGTGAAATTTTGATGGGGAAGGCTAAGAAGGAGGCAGAATCAGTCGTTGGGAAATGGAAGGACCGTGACATTTTGAAGAGATTGGAGTGGACATATAACCCTGAGGTGGAGAAAAAGGTAAATGATCTTCAGGATGAGGTTGTTGAGGAGACCCAAAATGTGGATTTTGAAGGAAATGTTAGTGGGCTAGTTGATGATAATATAAAAGAGGATGGCAAGTCTTGGTGGGAGCTGGATTCTGATGGTGATGTTTCTTCACAATCATTGAAAAGATTGGATTGGACATAA